One region of Trichosurus vulpecula isolate mTriVul1 chromosome 1, mTriVul1.pri, whole genome shotgun sequence genomic DNA includes:
- the LOC118841952 gene encoding LOW QUALITY PROTEIN: nucleoplasmin-3-like (The sequence of the model RefSeq protein was modified relative to this genomic sequence to represent the inferred CDS: inserted 1 base in 1 codon; substituted 1 base at 1 genomic stop codon) yields the protein MAAASAFLAFQAQESLAGTGGTMGAQRLWGLGPVIMDSFFGCELSGQARSYSFEVKEEDNMEHVLALPVLCLTEDAKESXDVTEVVAXNHDNEEIAVPLANLKLACQPMLNLGDFPLRPPVTFHLTSGSGAVHVTGRQQIVSMEGSELSEENESEDRDSELLPILPARKHQGSLQLARAHNFGSSRV from the exons ATGGCTGCCGCCTCAGCCTTCTTGGCATTCCAGGCGCAGGAAAGCCTGGCGGGGACTGGAGGCACCATGGGAGCCCAGAGGCTGTGGGGCCTGGGCCCAGTCATCATGGACAGCTTCTTCGGTTGTGAGCTGTCCGGGCAGGCCAGGTCCTACTCCTTCGAGGTAAAGGAGGAGGACAACATGGAGCATGTGCTGGCGTTGCCCGTGCTCTGCCTCACAGAAGATGCTAAGGAGA GCGATGTTACGGAGGTGGTGGCCTGAAACCATGACAATGAAGAAATTGCTGTGCCACTGGCCAACCTGAAACTGGCCTGCCAGCCCATGCTCAACCTAGGTGACTTCCCACTCCGGCCTCCAGTGACCTTCCACCTGACGTCTGGATCTGGCGCTGTGCATGTCACCGGGAGGCAGCAGATTG TGTCTATGGAAGGCAGTGAACTCTCAGAGGAGAATGAGAGTGAAGACAGGGACTCAGAACTGCTGCCCATTCTGCCTGCCAGGAAGCATCAGGGAAGTCTACAATTGGCAAGGGCCCACA attttggTTCTTCTAGAGTTTGA